A section of the Falco biarmicus isolate bFalBia1 chromosome 3, bFalBia1.pri, whole genome shotgun sequence genome encodes:
- the KIAA1522 gene encoding uncharacterized protein KIAA1522 homolog isoform X2: protein MVVFMGRNLSSLLAFFKKKGAAKGETEKRLSVQYTAGEPCPDNVFFPSTRPPHLEELHNQAQQGLKSLQHQEKQKQTKGAWDHGDTSSLQSCASSEDDSVSFRSRAASCATDSTSEDALSIRSEMIQRKGSTFRPHDSFPKSSERAGKKRKERRTTVLGIPHHVQKELGLRNSREAKGHPEADGRGQAGRGGSQAPQPLLNGGQVSGDAIRIPTIDGKLQPLAVTRGARVCLGTLEEADTALQKHIDRVYYDDTLLGRKTAAKLSPMARPKSLAVPGMTTNTHPELLSPVMSISPQGTYMSKIIPNAILPPMVDVVALTRSSVRTLSRCSLVSSSPASVRSLARFSERSTRSREPSSSSDNWSHSQSTETIVSNSSTISSQGGSDHRQPEAGPRSEDATARSNTDQISVYSSTSLASSCSKPATGPMPVVPGLLAVGGSSGRVSPAYSTSSQAEGSDTGSLASERSSARSVSLRKMKKPPAPPRRTYSLHQKAEGEPKVLGLPPKPDRRSQRESSTPWSPHSEPFSPTAEDEVFSPSSLSETSSLRSENLAGTSSPEASRGSPGVTVVLREPQAQPKWSCPDGSDRTMSPSSGYSSQSGTPTLPAKGLGPPAVSPGRAQPQKPERVCSLQSPALSVSSSLTSISSSASDPAPPETLPCRLDRFIIPPHPKVPAPFSPPPTKLQQPVAPAVPLLPSPDPPAPSTVCPEPSAKPNGKSPPPSPPPAYHPPPPPAKKAEESPQAASETAADTAWPPPPPPAPEEHDLSMADFPPPDEAYFSSLPDATPSPAAEQKATPSPGAASSSFSAAVSSRSQQQGPPPAGAPQPPSLTKPPPEAAVPPPPPPPLPPPSAPALPPQISLKKAANGPRADAKKEPVSRSKSGPVPKEDASLPIVTPSLLQMVRLRSVSVEPPAGAGAGAEERPAPQKPVRRSLSTRQPPPAKDAVPSNQLHHAVHLKAAALSTGEAAEKLAGSRAALPGTEGPAGDGRLSPRHKSPASTASFIFAKSSKKLVIETASSPEAQADLKKNLVAELMNFSGQRSAAPATAQQGPGKAQAHRKPSKIPPPVAKKPSLGPGPAPSPLSPKAPGSPVRDGKAKAVPVDGSRTKSELAGTAASGTEGRSTTEPPAQDGRGETA, encoded by the exons GCGCTGCCAAGGGCGAGACGGAGAAGCGGCTGAGCGTGCAGTACACCGCCGGCGAGCCATGCCCCGACAACGTCTTCTTCCCCAGCACGCGGCCCCCGCACCTGGAGGAGCTGCACAACCAGGCTCAGCAGGGACTGAAgtccctgcagcaccagg agaagcagaagcagacCAAAGGTGCCTGGGACCACGGGGacaccagcagcctccag TCGTGCGCATCCTCGGAGGATGACAGCGTGTCCTTCCGGAGCCGGGCGGCCTCCTGTGCCACAGACAGCACCTCTGAGGACGCCCTCTCCATCCGCTCGGAGATGATCCAGCGGAAAG GTTCCACCTTCCGACCGCATGACTCCTTTCCCAAATCCTCGGAGAGGGCTGgcaagaagaggaaggagaggaggacGACGGTGCTGGGCATCCCCCATCATGTCCAGAAGGAGCTGG gtCTCAGGAACAGCCGGGAAGCCAAAGGACACCCCGAGGCTGATGGGCGAGGGCaggcggggcgcgggggcagCCAGGCACCGCAGCCCTTGCTGAACGGTGGGCAGGTCTCCGGCGATGCCATCCGCATCCCCACCATCGACGGGAAGCTGCAGCCGCTGGCTGTCACCAGGGGTGCCCGCGTCTGCCTGGGAACCTTGGAGGAGGCAGACACGGCCCTGCAAAAGCACATTGACCGCGTTTACTACGACGACACATTGCTAGGGAGGAAGACGGCGGCCAAACTGTCACCCATGGCGAGGCCAAAGTCGCTGGCCGTGCCGGGCATGACCACCAACACCCACCCGGAGCTGCTGAGCCCCGTCATGTCCATCTCACCCCAGGGCACCTACATGTCCAAGATCATCCCCAACGCCATCCTGCCGCCCATGGTGGACGTGGTGGCCCTGACACGGAGCAGCGTGCGGACACTGAGCCGCTGCAGCCTGGTGTCATCCAGCCCGGCCTCGGTGCGCTCCCTTGCCCGCTTCTCGGAGCGCAGCACCCGCAGCCGTgagccctcctcctccagcgACAACTGGAGCCACTCGCAGTCCACGGAGACCATCGTCTCCAACAGCTCCACCATCTCCTCCCAGGGTGGCTCCGACCACCGGCAGCCCGAGGCAGGGCCGCGCAGCGAGGATGCCACGGCTCGCTCCAACACTGACCAAATCAGTGTCTACAGCTCCACCAGCTtggccagctcctgctccaagCCGGCCACCGGCCCCATGCCAGTGGTCCCCGGGCTCCTAGCCGTGGGGGGCAGCAGCGGTCGGGTGTCCCCTGCCTACAGCACGAGCAGCCAGGCGGAGGGCTCGGACACAGGCAGCCTGGCCAGCGAGCGCTCCTCCGCCCGCAGCGTCTCCCTCAGGAAGATGAAGaagcccccggccccccctcGCAGGACCTACTCGCTGCACCAGAAGGCTGAGGGGGAGCCCaaggtgctggggctgccccccaAGCCCGACCGGCGGTCCCAGCGGGAGAGCAGCACGCCCTGGTCCCCACACTCGGAGCCCTTCAGCCCCACGGCTGAGGATGAGGTCTTCTCCCCGTCATCGCTGAGCGAGACCAGCAGCCTCCGCTCCGAGAACCTGGCCGGCACCAGCTCCCCTGAGGCCtcgcggggcagccccggggtgACGGTGGTGCTGAGGGAGCCCCAGGCTCAGCCCAAGTGGAGCTGCCCGGATGGGTCTGACCGCACCATGTCCCCTTCCAGCGGCTACTCCAGTCAGAGTGGGACACCTACACTGCCTGCCAAggggctgggacccccagctgtgtccccgggcagggctcagccccagaAACCGGAGCGGGTCTGCTCCTTACAGTCGCCTGCGCTCTCCGTGTCTTCCTCCCTcacctccatctcctcctcAGCCTCGGACCCGGCTCCCCCCGAGACACTGCCGTGCCGCTTGGACCGGTTCATCATCCCGCCGCACCCCAAGGTGcctgctcccttctccccaccGCCCACCAAGCTCCAGCAGCCCGTGGCCCCCGCcgtccccctcctcccctcaccAGACCCACCAGCACCCAGTACTGTCTGCCCGGAGCCCTCAGCCAAGCCCAACGGCAAGTCACCACCACCATCGCCGCCACCTGCCTACCACCCGCCTCCCCCGCCAGCAAAGAAGGCGGAGGAGAGCCCCCAGGCTGCCAGTGAGACCGCCGCTGACACCGCCTggcccccgcctcccccgccAGCCCCTGAGGAGCACGACCTGTCCATGGCAGACTTCCCCCCTCCGGATGAAGCCTATTTCTCGAGCCTGCCCGATGCCACCCCGTCTCCGGCAGCTGAGCAGAAAGCGACACCGAGCCCAGGGGCTGCATCTTCCTCCTTCTCAGCCGCCGTCTCCTCAcgcagccagcagcaaggcccgccgccggccggaGCACCGCAGCCGCCTTCCCTCACCAAGCCCCCTCCCGAggctgctgtgccccccccgccgccgccacctctccccccaccctcagCTCCGGCTCTGCCGCCCCAAATCAGTCTTAAGAAGGCGGCCAACGGCCCCCGGGCAGACGCCAAGAAGGAGCCGGTGTCGCGGAGCAAGAGCGGCCCCGTGCCCAAGGAGGACGCCAGCCTGCCCATCGTCACGCCCTCACTGCTGCAGATGGTGCGGCTGCGCTCCGTGAGCGTCGAGccgcccgccggggccggggccggtgcTGAGGAGCGGCCGGCACCCCAGAAGCCCGTCCGCCGGTCCCTGTCCACAcggcagccccctcctgccaAAGACGCGGTGCCTTCCAACCAGCTCCACCACGCCGTGCACCTCAAGGCCGCTGCCTTGTCCACCGGTGAGGCTGCGGAGAAGCTGgcgggcagcagagcagcactgcctggcacCGAGGGGCCCGCCGGGGACGGCCGGCTCTCCCCCAGGCACAAGTCGCCGGCCTCCACCGCCAGCTTCATCTTCGCCAAGAGCTCCAAGAAGCTGGTGATCGAGACGGCCTCGTCCCCCGAGGCGCAGGCTGACCTGAAGAAGAACTTGGTGGCCGAGCTGATGAATTTCTCGGGCCAACGTTCGGCAGCCCCGGCTACTGCCCAGCAGGGCCCCGGCAAGGCGCAAGCCCACCGAAAACCCAGCAAGATCCCCCCTCCGGTAGCCAAGAAGCCTTCGCTTGGCCCCGGGCCGGCTCCTTCCCCCCTGAGCCCGAAGGCGCCGGGCTCCCCCGTGCGGGATGGGAAAGCCAAGGCCGTGCCGGTGGACGGGAGCAGGACTAAGAGCGAGCTGGCGGGGACGGCGGCCTCGGGGACGGAGGGCAGGAGCACCACGGAGCCGCCGGCACAAG ATGGACGGGGAGAGACAGCCTGA
- the KIAA1522 gene encoding uncharacterized protein KIAA1522 homolog isoform X1 produces MGNVHRKRSAAGVKAGSPWPFGRAGKPRAGAAKGETEKRLSVQYTAGEPCPDNVFFPSTRPPHLEELHNQAQQGLKSLQHQEKQKQTKGAWDHGDTSSLQSCASSEDDSVSFRSRAASCATDSTSEDALSIRSEMIQRKGSTFRPHDSFPKSSERAGKKRKERRTTVLGIPHHVQKELGLRNSREAKGHPEADGRGQAGRGGSQAPQPLLNGGQVSGDAIRIPTIDGKLQPLAVTRGARVCLGTLEEADTALQKHIDRVYYDDTLLGRKTAAKLSPMARPKSLAVPGMTTNTHPELLSPVMSISPQGTYMSKIIPNAILPPMVDVVALTRSSVRTLSRCSLVSSSPASVRSLARFSERSTRSREPSSSSDNWSHSQSTETIVSNSSTISSQGGSDHRQPEAGPRSEDATARSNTDQISVYSSTSLASSCSKPATGPMPVVPGLLAVGGSSGRVSPAYSTSSQAEGSDTGSLASERSSARSVSLRKMKKPPAPPRRTYSLHQKAEGEPKVLGLPPKPDRRSQRESSTPWSPHSEPFSPTAEDEVFSPSSLSETSSLRSENLAGTSSPEASRGSPGVTVVLREPQAQPKWSCPDGSDRTMSPSSGYSSQSGTPTLPAKGLGPPAVSPGRAQPQKPERVCSLQSPALSVSSSLTSISSSASDPAPPETLPCRLDRFIIPPHPKVPAPFSPPPTKLQQPVAPAVPLLPSPDPPAPSTVCPEPSAKPNGKSPPPSPPPAYHPPPPPAKKAEESPQAASETAADTAWPPPPPPAPEEHDLSMADFPPPDEAYFSSLPDATPSPAAEQKATPSPGAASSSFSAAVSSRSQQQGPPPAGAPQPPSLTKPPPEAAVPPPPPPPLPPPSAPALPPQISLKKAANGPRADAKKEPVSRSKSGPVPKEDASLPIVTPSLLQMVRLRSVSVEPPAGAGAGAEERPAPQKPVRRSLSTRQPPPAKDAVPSNQLHHAVHLKAAALSTGEAAEKLAGSRAALPGTEGPAGDGRLSPRHKSPASTASFIFAKSSKKLVIETASSPEAQADLKKNLVAELMNFSGQRSAAPATAQQGPGKAQAHRKPSKIPPPVAKKPSLGPGPAPSPLSPKAPGSPVRDGKAKAVPVDGSRTKSELAGTAASGTEGRSTTEPPAQDGRGETA; encoded by the exons GCGCTGCCAAGGGCGAGACGGAGAAGCGGCTGAGCGTGCAGTACACCGCCGGCGAGCCATGCCCCGACAACGTCTTCTTCCCCAGCACGCGGCCCCCGCACCTGGAGGAGCTGCACAACCAGGCTCAGCAGGGACTGAAgtccctgcagcaccagg agaagcagaagcagacCAAAGGTGCCTGGGACCACGGGGacaccagcagcctccag TCGTGCGCATCCTCGGAGGATGACAGCGTGTCCTTCCGGAGCCGGGCGGCCTCCTGTGCCACAGACAGCACCTCTGAGGACGCCCTCTCCATCCGCTCGGAGATGATCCAGCGGAAAG GTTCCACCTTCCGACCGCATGACTCCTTTCCCAAATCCTCGGAGAGGGCTGgcaagaagaggaaggagaggaggacGACGGTGCTGGGCATCCCCCATCATGTCCAGAAGGAGCTGG gtCTCAGGAACAGCCGGGAAGCCAAAGGACACCCCGAGGCTGATGGGCGAGGGCaggcggggcgcgggggcagCCAGGCACCGCAGCCCTTGCTGAACGGTGGGCAGGTCTCCGGCGATGCCATCCGCATCCCCACCATCGACGGGAAGCTGCAGCCGCTGGCTGTCACCAGGGGTGCCCGCGTCTGCCTGGGAACCTTGGAGGAGGCAGACACGGCCCTGCAAAAGCACATTGACCGCGTTTACTACGACGACACATTGCTAGGGAGGAAGACGGCGGCCAAACTGTCACCCATGGCGAGGCCAAAGTCGCTGGCCGTGCCGGGCATGACCACCAACACCCACCCGGAGCTGCTGAGCCCCGTCATGTCCATCTCACCCCAGGGCACCTACATGTCCAAGATCATCCCCAACGCCATCCTGCCGCCCATGGTGGACGTGGTGGCCCTGACACGGAGCAGCGTGCGGACACTGAGCCGCTGCAGCCTGGTGTCATCCAGCCCGGCCTCGGTGCGCTCCCTTGCCCGCTTCTCGGAGCGCAGCACCCGCAGCCGTgagccctcctcctccagcgACAACTGGAGCCACTCGCAGTCCACGGAGACCATCGTCTCCAACAGCTCCACCATCTCCTCCCAGGGTGGCTCCGACCACCGGCAGCCCGAGGCAGGGCCGCGCAGCGAGGATGCCACGGCTCGCTCCAACACTGACCAAATCAGTGTCTACAGCTCCACCAGCTtggccagctcctgctccaagCCGGCCACCGGCCCCATGCCAGTGGTCCCCGGGCTCCTAGCCGTGGGGGGCAGCAGCGGTCGGGTGTCCCCTGCCTACAGCACGAGCAGCCAGGCGGAGGGCTCGGACACAGGCAGCCTGGCCAGCGAGCGCTCCTCCGCCCGCAGCGTCTCCCTCAGGAAGATGAAGaagcccccggccccccctcGCAGGACCTACTCGCTGCACCAGAAGGCTGAGGGGGAGCCCaaggtgctggggctgccccccaAGCCCGACCGGCGGTCCCAGCGGGAGAGCAGCACGCCCTGGTCCCCACACTCGGAGCCCTTCAGCCCCACGGCTGAGGATGAGGTCTTCTCCCCGTCATCGCTGAGCGAGACCAGCAGCCTCCGCTCCGAGAACCTGGCCGGCACCAGCTCCCCTGAGGCCtcgcggggcagccccggggtgACGGTGGTGCTGAGGGAGCCCCAGGCTCAGCCCAAGTGGAGCTGCCCGGATGGGTCTGACCGCACCATGTCCCCTTCCAGCGGCTACTCCAGTCAGAGTGGGACACCTACACTGCCTGCCAAggggctgggacccccagctgtgtccccgggcagggctcagccccagaAACCGGAGCGGGTCTGCTCCTTACAGTCGCCTGCGCTCTCCGTGTCTTCCTCCCTcacctccatctcctcctcAGCCTCGGACCCGGCTCCCCCCGAGACACTGCCGTGCCGCTTGGACCGGTTCATCATCCCGCCGCACCCCAAGGTGcctgctcccttctccccaccGCCCACCAAGCTCCAGCAGCCCGTGGCCCCCGCcgtccccctcctcccctcaccAGACCCACCAGCACCCAGTACTGTCTGCCCGGAGCCCTCAGCCAAGCCCAACGGCAAGTCACCACCACCATCGCCGCCACCTGCCTACCACCCGCCTCCCCCGCCAGCAAAGAAGGCGGAGGAGAGCCCCCAGGCTGCCAGTGAGACCGCCGCTGACACCGCCTggcccccgcctcccccgccAGCCCCTGAGGAGCACGACCTGTCCATGGCAGACTTCCCCCCTCCGGATGAAGCCTATTTCTCGAGCCTGCCCGATGCCACCCCGTCTCCGGCAGCTGAGCAGAAAGCGACACCGAGCCCAGGGGCTGCATCTTCCTCCTTCTCAGCCGCCGTCTCCTCAcgcagccagcagcaaggcccgccgccggccggaGCACCGCAGCCGCCTTCCCTCACCAAGCCCCCTCCCGAggctgctgtgccccccccgccgccgccacctctccccccaccctcagCTCCGGCTCTGCCGCCCCAAATCAGTCTTAAGAAGGCGGCCAACGGCCCCCGGGCAGACGCCAAGAAGGAGCCGGTGTCGCGGAGCAAGAGCGGCCCCGTGCCCAAGGAGGACGCCAGCCTGCCCATCGTCACGCCCTCACTGCTGCAGATGGTGCGGCTGCGCTCCGTGAGCGTCGAGccgcccgccggggccggggccggtgcTGAGGAGCGGCCGGCACCCCAGAAGCCCGTCCGCCGGTCCCTGTCCACAcggcagccccctcctgccaAAGACGCGGTGCCTTCCAACCAGCTCCACCACGCCGTGCACCTCAAGGCCGCTGCCTTGTCCACCGGTGAGGCTGCGGAGAAGCTGgcgggcagcagagcagcactgcctggcacCGAGGGGCCCGCCGGGGACGGCCGGCTCTCCCCCAGGCACAAGTCGCCGGCCTCCACCGCCAGCTTCATCTTCGCCAAGAGCTCCAAGAAGCTGGTGATCGAGACGGCCTCGTCCCCCGAGGCGCAGGCTGACCTGAAGAAGAACTTGGTGGCCGAGCTGATGAATTTCTCGGGCCAACGTTCGGCAGCCCCGGCTACTGCCCAGCAGGGCCCCGGCAAGGCGCAAGCCCACCGAAAACCCAGCAAGATCCCCCCTCCGGTAGCCAAGAAGCCTTCGCTTGGCCCCGGGCCGGCTCCTTCCCCCCTGAGCCCGAAGGCGCCGGGCTCCCCCGTGCGGGATGGGAAAGCCAAGGCCGTGCCGGTGGACGGGAGCAGGACTAAGAGCGAGCTGGCGGGGACGGCGGCCTCGGGGACGGAGGGCAGGAGCACCACGGAGCCGCCGGCACAAG ATGGACGGGGAGAGACAGCCTGA